Genomic segment of Pseudomonas iranensis:
GCCCCGAAGCCTTCAATCGCGCCAGCAACGACGCCAGCGTCCGCTTCAGCGCATTGAGCAGATTGCGAATTCCCTTGGCCAGTTTCGGCAAGCGGCCGGCGAGGTTCGACAGGTCCTGGAACAGGAACCGGTATTGCGCCAATCGCTCGACGATCAAATGCAGAAACAGCCAGTAATCCTCCGGTGCAAGCTCCACGTCCGGCGGCGGGTCGAGCAGGGGCGCGAGCTCGTGCTGGAAGCGTTCGAACAGACCGAGAATCAGCGGTTCCTTACCGTGGAAGTGGTAGTAGAGATTGCCCGGGCTGATCCCCATTTCGTTGGCCACCTCCATGGTGGAAACGTTCGGCTCACCCTTTTCGTTGAACAGTTGCAGTGCACATTCGAGAATCCGGTCGCGGGTTTTCATCCAGTCTTCTTAGAAAATTTCGGTTGAGCGTCAGCGCACATGCACATAGGTGCCGGGTGCCGCTTCCATCGGTGGATAGTTCGGATTGCCGAGGGTGGTGCGAGTCTCATTCAGCGCGCCGGAGCGCTGCGCGACCCATTCCAGCCACAGTGGCCACCAGCTGCCGTCGACGTGTTTGGCATCGTAGTACCAGGCACGCGGGTCGCTGCTCAGTTTGGCGTTCTCGACGTAGGCAGCTTTCGGGTTGCTCGGCGGGTTGAGGATGCTCTGCACATGGCCGCTGTTGGACAGCACGAAACGTCGCTCGCCACCGAGCAGCAGGGTCGAGCGATACACCGCGTCCCATGGCGTGATGTGGTCGTTCATGCCGGCGACGCTGAAGCTGTCGACATTGACCTTCTGCAGATCGATCGGCGTACCGCACACCTCGAGACCGCCAGCGTGGATCAGCGGGTTGTGCTTGAAGAAGTCCAGCAGATCGCCGTGCAGCGCCGCCGGCAGCCGGGTGTTGTCGTTGTTCCAGTAGAGAATGTCGAAGGCTGGCGGCTCCTTGCCCAGCAGGTAGTTGTTAACGAAATAGCTCCAGATCAAATCGTTGGGGCGCATCCAGGCGAAGACCTTGGCCATGTCGCGCCCGTCGAGCACGCCTCGTTGGTACGAGCGACGCTTGGCCGCTTCCAGTGTTTGTTCATCGGCAAACAGCGTCGCCGGGGTCTCGATCTGGCTGTCGAGCAGACTGACCAGATACGTCGCGCTGGCGACCCGGCGCAGTTGCCGTTTGGCCTGCAAGTGCCCTTGCAGAGCGGCGATGGTCAGGCCGCCGGCGCAGGCGCCCATCAGGTTCACTTCACGCGCGCCGGTAATCGCCCGGCAGATATTCATCGCTTCTTCGACTGCTTCGACGTAACTCGACAGGCCCCATTCGCGATGGCGCACATCAGGGTTGCGCCAGCTGATCATGAAGGTCTGCAGGCTGTTTTTCAGGGCGTACTGGACGAAGCTGTTCTGCGGGCTCAGGTCGAAGATGTAGTACTTGTTGATTTGCGGCGGCACCACCAGCAGCGGCTTGGCGTACTGCTTTTCGCTCATCGATTTGTACTGGATCAGCTCGAACATTTCATTGCGAAACACCACCGATCCGCTGGTGGTCGCCACGGTTTTGCCGACCTCGAACGCCTGCTTGGTCACTTGCCGTGGCAGGCCGTCGTTGTGCAACAGATCATCGAACAGATGGCTCAGGCCACGCACCAGACTCTGCCCGCCGGAATTGAACAACTCCTTGACCGCCAGCGGGTTGAGCAGGGTGTTGGAGGGCGCCACGGCGTCATTGAGCAGGGTGAAAGCGAAGTGCGCACGGGCACGATCTTCAGGGCTCATGTCACCTTCGTCGATCCAGCTTTTGACCTGTTTCTGCCAGGCCAGATACGCCTGCAGGCTGCGCCGGTAGAACGGGTTGAGGCTCCACGCCGGATCGGCGAAGCGGCTGTCTTGCGGGTTGGTCGGGTGCAGGGTTTCGCCGAGCAGCACGCGGCCCAACTGTCCGCCAAGCTTCAGCGCATGCTTTGCGCTGTGCAACGGATTGCGCAGGCCGTGGGCGGCGACGCTGCGCAGTGTGGACAGCAGATCCCTGCCGCGCAGACCGGCGATCGCACTCTGGGCGTTGATAAACACGGCGGGGCTGGGCACCACGCCCGTCGCTGGTTTTTCGCGCATGACTCAACACTCCTTCGTCTCAGGGCAAAAACACACTCACCGAACAGATCACCATAGACGC
This window contains:
- a CDS encoding TetR/AcrR family transcriptional regulator, which encodes MKTRDRILECALQLFNEKGEPNVSTMEVANEMGISPGNLYYHFHGKEPLILGLFERFQHELAPLLDPPPDVELAPEDYWLFLHLIVERLAQYRFLFQDLSNLAGRLPKLAKGIRNLLNALKRTLASLLARLKASGQLVSDTQALGQLVEQVTMTLLFSLDYQRILDREGEVRLVVYQIMMLVAPHLLPPVKVATERMALQYLEDHD
- the phaC gene encoding class II poly(R)-hydroxyalkanoic acid synthase, with the translated sequence MREKPATGVVPSPAVFINAQSAIAGLRGRDLLSTLRSVAAHGLRNPLHSAKHALKLGGQLGRVLLGETLHPTNPQDSRFADPAWSLNPFYRRSLQAYLAWQKQVKSWIDEGDMSPEDRARAHFAFTLLNDAVAPSNTLLNPLAVKELFNSGGQSLVRGLSHLFDDLLHNDGLPRQVTKQAFEVGKTVATTSGSVVFRNEMFELIQYKSMSEKQYAKPLLVVPPQINKYYIFDLSPQNSFVQYALKNSLQTFMISWRNPDVRHREWGLSSYVEAVEEAMNICRAITGAREVNLMGACAGGLTIAALQGHLQAKRQLRRVASATYLVSLLDSQIETPATLFADEQTLEAAKRRSYQRGVLDGRDMAKVFAWMRPNDLIWSYFVNNYLLGKEPPAFDILYWNNDNTRLPAALHGDLLDFFKHNPLIHAGGLEVCGTPIDLQKVNVDSFSVAGMNDHITPWDAVYRSTLLLGGERRFVLSNSGHVQSILNPPSNPKAAYVENAKLSSDPRAWYYDAKHVDGSWWPLWLEWVAQRSGALNETRTTLGNPNYPPMEAAPGTYVHVR